Proteins found in one Coffea eugenioides isolate CCC68of chromosome 5, Ceug_1.0, whole genome shotgun sequence genomic segment:
- the LOC113770518 gene encoding uncharacterized protein LOC113770518 codes for MSFLWEKSRTWRWIVTKTRDSKPFFVAFATVCGVVPGVVGFCVMQLTNSRSPELEAKLRQNARPDSLMMGKVNKERLGEFLGELQRKEDTNDRYVAALRGETLTRNPYVRMQPVPEQSAAEVSKEQE; via the exons ATGTCGTTCCTGTGGGAGAAGAGCCGGACTTGGAGGTGGATCGTGACCAAGACTAGGGACTCAAAGCCCTTCTTCGTCGCTTTTGCCACCGTCTGCGGCGTCGTTCCGGGAGTCGTCGGTTTCTGTGTCATGCAGCTCACCAATTCCCGCTCTCCTGAGTTGGAAGCCAAGCTCCGCCAAAATGCCCGCCCCGATTCCCTT ATGATGGGGAAAGTGAACAAAGAGAGGCTGGGAGAATTCCTTGGGGAGTTGCAGAGGAAAGAGGATACAAATGACAGGTATGTTGCTGCTCTGAGAGGGGAAACGTTGACTAGAAACCCATATGTGAGAATGCAACCTGTCCCGGAGCAAAGCGCAGCTGAAGTTAGCAAGGAACAGGAGTAG